A genomic stretch from Aedes albopictus strain Foshan chromosome 2, AalbF5, whole genome shotgun sequence includes:
- the LOC109621816 gene encoding zinc finger protein 62 homolog → MLSKCREELLKHCDTKRHLNKVEKIRISGSESDSSSSVTSNTMSEKTNTDKSDQSEQASGDVDDEDDDDNDEKDDHDYKQNEDGRYACSECGRTFNRQCKLKNHKATHDKNYDGKQSDEESSMPAFSSDDSASDQEGENELEEKQEQEQEGKLEPELTQGEEQEQTNGQEQQVKQEQKQTKEQKHKKKTEYRCDKCNIVYSNKSKLNSHMKNHRSNRSVKKSTKTTFMQTKDQDLKQLTNNHCDICNKTYATRGKYISHVKYHRLKDEPKQQEYPCEECDNVFSMYRDLYNHKKYHKAMQRLKPTANTEANSDKPIEANSNEQNVTTSNLSVGVETRAANETQPFQCDFCPKSFATAKILLRHRRIIHGPKNHKCDVCDVQYTLRAGMTQHVYSKKHLKNLKQKWIDENKSSSNENEPDKSGKNIKNIKDSDLLKNDAIFTKYKHSRRTKNYNKQSKCDECDKVFPNVWSLSNHKKYHRPMRLECHICGRPCYSNAVLRKHLRTHQSPEERQRAKPPSDGKPLPRPFKCEFCPNTYVTHAALWTHTQVKHKNNTYECEICGYQFPLRELLNRHMKTHTAREHTKEDFQVLRKLAPKKDKVTNRKNNNADGTKKNESGSKNRKTNKPTNVGTKKCAKPSTELPFPCDICEQSFETLVLLYRHKRYLHKPKRFKCPVCDKCFAYRKQRNMHMRGHDKLQSDTIKDFECDECHKIYPTWKALYAHVTIGHIKRKSLSEERTVPCPKCNKMFQTQTQKDLHFRVVHASVEYKCHICDIVFPIRVKLWEHMTHRHENQPTISSASKPDESVGSVEQSGQKDVDRDDQPTESETAQKAGGRKQPQRNVKTRSDAKRRRE, encoded by the exons ATGCTTTCTAAATGCAGGGAAGAGTTGCTGAAACATTGCGATACCAAGAGACATTTAAATAAAGTGGAAAAAATTCGAATCAGTGGCAGCGAAAGTGATTCTTCGTCGAGTGTGACAAGCAACACAATGTCAGAAAAAACAAACACCGATAAGTCTGATCAATCTGAACAAGCATCTGGTGATgttgatgatgaggatgatgatgacaaTGATGAGAAAGATGACCATGATTATAAGCAGAATGAGGACGGGAGATACGCTTGTTCAGAATGTGGTCGTACATTTAATCGGCAATGCAAATTGAAGAACCATAAGGCGACCCATGACAAGAATTACGACGGAAAACAATCCGATGAGGAATCCAGCATGCCAGCCTTCAGCTCCGACGATTCAGCCTCCGATCAAGAAGGTGAAAACGAACTGGAAGaaaaacaggaacaggaacaagaAGGAAAGCTTGAACCGGAACTGACACAAGGAGAGGAACAAGAACAGACAAATGGACAAGAACAGCAGGTGAAGCAAGAACAAAAACAGACAAAGGAGCAGAAGCATAAGAAGAAAACAGAATATCGGTGCGATAAATGTAATATAGTATACTCGAATAAGTCGAAATTAAATAGTCACATGAAAAATCACAGATCAAACAGGAGTGTCAAGAAATCGACAAAGACTACATTCATGCAGACAAAGGACCAGGACCTGAAGCAACTGACAAACAATCATTGCGATATATGCAATAAAACTTATGCGACTAGGGGCAAATACATCAGTCACGTGAAATATCACAGATTAAAAGACGAACCTAAACAGCAAGAATATCCATGTGAAGAATGCGATAATGTATTTTCGATGTATAGGGATCTATACAATCACAAGAAATATCACAAAGCAATGCAGCGTCTCAAACCGACCGCCAATACCGAGGCGAATTCAGACAAACCAATCGAAGCTAACTCCAATGAGCAAAATGTGACAACCTCCAACCTATCAGTTGGCGTCGAAACACGTGCTGCTAACGAAACTCAACCATTCCAGTGCGATTTTTGTCCTAAATCATTCGCAACTGCGAAAATACTGCTGCGCCACAGAAGGATCATACATGGTCCCAAGAATCATAAATGTGACGTTTGCGACGTACAGTATACTCTACG TGCAGGTATGACACAGCATGTGTACagcaaaaaacatttgaaaaatttaaaacagAAATGGATAGATGAAAACAAGTCGTCCTCGAATGAAAATGAGCCCGACAAAAGTGGAAAAAATATCAAGAATATAAAAGACTCCGATTTATTGAAAAATGATGCAATTTTTACTAAGTATAAACACTCGCGACGGACGAAAAACTACAACAAACAAAGCAAGTGCGATGAATGTGATAAGGTGTTTCCAAATGTGTGGAGCTTATCTAATCACAAGAAATATCATAGACCAATGAGACTTGAGTGTCACATATGTGGAAGACCCTGCTACAGCAA TGCTGTACTGAGAAAACATCTCAGAACACATCAATCACCTGAAGAACGCCAGCGTGCGAAACCACCGAGCGATGGGAAACCTCTTCCGAGACCTTTCAAGTGCGAATTTTGTCCAAATACGTACGTGACGCATGCTGCCCTTTGGACTCACACTCAAGTGAAGCATAAGAACAATACTTACGAATGCGAAATATGCGGGTATCAATTTCCTTTGAG AGAGCTTCTTAATAGGCACATGAAGACTCATACAGCACGTGAACACACCAAGGAGGACTTCCAGGTGTTGAGGAAGCTGGCACCCAAAAAAGACAAAGTAACGAATCGAAAGAACAATAATGCTGATGGAACGAAGAAGAATGAATCAGGTAGTAAAAACAGAAAAACAAACAAACCAACTAACGTGGGAACAAAAAAATGTGCGAAGCCTTCTACTGAACTGCCTTTTCCATGCGATATATGCGAGCAATCTTTCGAAACACTAGTACTGCTATATCGTCACAAACGGTACCTACACAAACCGAAACGGTTCAAATGCCCCGTTTGCGATAAGTGTTTCGCTTACAG AAAACAAAGAAATATGCACATGAGGGGCCACGACAAGTTGCAATCGGATACTATCAAAGATTTTGAGTGTGATGAATGCCACAAAATCTATCCCACGTGGAAGGCCTTGTACGCGCACGTAACCATTGGGCATATCAAGCGGAAATCTCTTAGCGAAGAACGAACCGTTCCCTGTCCGAAATGCAACAAAATGTTCCAAACGCAGACGCAGAAAGATTTGCACTTTAGAGTTGTTCATGCATCGGTGGAATACAAGTGTCACATTTGTGATATAGTGTTTCCGATACG TGTGAAGCTTTGGGAGCATATGACCCACAGGCATGAAAACCAACCAACCATCAGTAGTGCTTCCAAGCCCGATGAATCCGTTGGAAGTGTAGAACAATCTGGCCAGAAAGATGTCGACAGAGACGATCAACCTACTGAAAGCGAGACAGCCCAGAAAGCGGGAGGTCGGAAGCAACCTCAGAGAAATGTGAAAACTAGGAGCG ACGCAAAACGAAGAAGAGAGTGA